The genome window ATGGCAGCATGGATGCCGGCCCCCGCAGCTTCAACGCGCATCCGCTCTGGCAGCGCTTCATTGTCATCGTCGCCGGCTCCGCGTTCAACCTGGCGCTGCCGGTGCTGATCTTCTTCGGCGTGTATACCACGGTCGGGGCGGCCCAGGTCCAAACCCCAATCGCGGTGAGCGCCGTCGACTCCGGCACCCCGGCCAGCAACGCCGGGCTGCAGTCGGGTGACGTGATCCGCTCCGTCAACGGTCGGTCCATCAACAAGTTCGATGACCTGCGCAGCGCCCTGGATGCCGCCAAAGACACCCCGGTGACGGTGGTCGTCGACCGTGGCGGTCAGCCCGTGACCCTGACCATCACGCCCAAGCTCGACCCCGCGTCGGGGAGTTACATCCTTGGCTTTCATCCTGCGATCTCCACCTGGAAGCCCGGTCCGGTTGACGCTGCGGGGATGGCGCTGCGCGACACGGGCGATTCCATCGTCGGGATCGTCGGCGGGATCTACCAGCTGGCGACCGACAAGAAATTGGGTGGTCTGCTCGGTCCGCGGGGCCTGGAAGGGCCGGTTGGCATCGTGAAGACCACGGCCAAGGCCGCCCAGGCCGGTCCGCTATCGCTGGTCGGCGTGATCGCGCTGCTCAGCCTCAGCCTTGGGCTGGCAAACATCCTGCCCTTCCCCGCATTGGATGGTGGACGCGCCGCCTTCCTGGTGCTGGAATTGGTCCGAGGCCGGCCGGTCGACCCCGCCCGTGAGCAGGTCGTCCACTACGTCGGTCTTGCTCTATTGTTTGGTTTGATCGGTCTGGTGACATATAACGACTTGTTGAGATGAGGCCATGAAAGCACGCCGCAAGTCGGTCCCGGTTCGCGTCGGTGACGTCGTCATCGGCGGCGCTGCCGAAATCGTGGTGCAATCGATGACCAAGGCCGACACGCGAGACGTCAAAGCGACGCTCAACGAGATCGCTCGCCTGAAGGATGCGAATTGCCGCATCGTTCGTGTCGCGGTCCCCACCAAGGAGGCGGCCCTGGCGATGGTGGAGATCAAGAAAGCGTCGCCACTGCCGATCATCGCCGACATTCATTACGATGCCCCGCTAGCGCTGATGGCGCTGGAGGCCGGCGTGGACGGACTGCGGCTCAACCCGGGCAACATCAAGGACCCGGAGAAGGTCAAGGAGATCACCCGCCGCGCCAAGGAGCGGGAGATCCCGATCCGGATCGGCGTCAACGCCGGGTCACTGCCCGGTAGGCCCAAGGAAGGGGCGGGTGTGCGCCCACCGATCGACGAGGTGGTGGCCGCCATGGTCAACGCCGCACTCGGGCACATCCACATCCTGGAATCGCTCGACTTCAACCTGATCAAGGTCTCGATGAAGGCCTCGGATCCGCCCACCATGATCGCCGCCAACCGGGCGATCGCGGATAAGATCTCGTACCCACTGCACCTCGGCGTCACCGAGGCCGGTCCGCCCCGCACCGGCGCGGTCAAGAGCGCCGTTGGGATCGGCGTACTGCTCGAAGAGGGCATCGGCGACACCATCCGCGTCTCCCTGGCGGGCGACTCGGTTGAGGAAGTCGAGGTCGGCTACGGCATCGTCAGCGCGCTGGCCGAAAAGCTGACGGGGCCCAACCTGATCGCCTGCCCGATGTGCGGCCGCCTCGAGATCGACATGCTGCCGATGGTGGCCGAGGTGGAGAAGGCGCTGAAGAGGATCAAGCGGCCGATCAACGTCTCGGTGATGGGCTGCGTCGTCAACGGCCCTGGCGAAGGCCAGCACGCCGACATCGGCATCGCTGGCGGCAAGAACAAGGGCATCCTCTTCAAGCACGGCAAGATCGTCGGCACCTTCCCCGAAAAAGAACTGGTGCCCGCGTTGCTGCGCGAGCTGGACGCCATCGCCAAGGAAGACGAGCAGAAGCTCGCCTCGTAAGCGCCCGGCCCGGCGCTCCGTATACTCCTTAGCCACATGGCTGACGACGACAAGCCACAATCCGGCTTTGTCAAGGACATTCGCAAGCAGTCGCAGGACTTTCCTGGCTGGTACATCGACGTCGTTCGCAAGGCGCAGCTGGCGGACAACTCGCCCGTCGCCGGGACCATGATCATTCGCCCTTATGGCTACGCGCTGTGGGAAAACATTCGGGATCCGCTCGATGGCTTGATCAAGGAAACCGGGCACGAAAATTGGTACTTCCCGGCGCTGATTCCCCTGAGCTTCCTGCAGAGAGAGAAGGACCACGTCGCGGGCTTCGAGCCCGAATTTCAGCTCGTCACCAAGGGAGGCGGCAAGGACCTCGAGGAACCCCTGGTCCTGCGGCCGACGTCCGAAACGATGATCGCGACCGTGTTGCGCGATTACATCCAGTCCTACCGCGACCTCCCGGTGCTCACGAATCAGTGGAACAACGTCTTTCGCTGGGAGCTGCGCACCCGATTCTTCCTGCGGACCCGCGAGTTCCTCTGGCAGGAAGGCCATACCTTCCACGAAACGGCGGCGGAGGCCGAGGAAGAGGTCGCGAAGATGCTCGACTGCTATCGCCGCATCGCCGAGGAGTGGTGCGCGATCCCGGTGCTGACCGGTCGCAAGTCCGAAAGTGAGAAGTTCGCCGGTGCCCAGTACTCAACCGCGATCGAGGGCATGATGATGGACGGCAAGGCACTCCAGATGGGCACCTCGCACTACTTCGGTGAGAACTTCACCCGTGCCTACGACCTGACCTTTACGGGCCGCACCAACGAGCGCCAGTACCCACACTCGACCAGCTGGGGCATGTCCACGCGAATGGTAGGCGCCGTCGTCATGGCGCACGGCGACGACTTCGGCCTGCAATTGCCGCCCCGGATCGCGCCTGTGCAGGTCATCGTCATCCCGATTTTCCGGGGCGATACCGAGCGGAGCCAAATCGAAAGCGCGCTCCAGCCCGTCCTTGCCGACCTGGAAGACATCCGTGTCAAGGTTGACTGGCGCGACGAGCGGCCGGGATTCAAGTTCAACGAGTGGGAGTTGAAGGGTGTTCCGCTGCGGATCGAGCTCGGTCCACGCGACCTGGCCAAAGCGGAGGCCACGGTTGTCCGCCGGTTGAACCGAATCAAGCAAACCGTCCCGTTGAGCGAGCTGGGCGTCGCCGTCCCGGCGATGCTCGAGGAGATTCAGGCAGCGCTCTTCACACGAGCTCGCGAATTCCGCGAGGCGCACACGGTCAGGCTCGATTCGCTCGACGCCATGGTGCGTTTCTTCGAGAGCTCGATCGGGTTCGCCGTCACCCCGTGGTGCGGCCGGGAAGACGACGAGCGCACGGTCAAGGACCGGACGACCGCCACCACCCGCGTGATCCTGCCGGGGTCCGGTCTCGCCGGCCAGCGCTGTGCGGTTTGCGACCGTCCCGCCGCCATGGAAGTGGCCTGGGGAAAGGCCTACTGATTCATTCCCCGAAGTTCGGGGATAATTTCGCCATCAACGAAATAGGGATTCAGTCATGCAATTCGCCGACCTTCTGAGCAAACTCAGTTACCTGCCACCGAAGGACATCGACGTGCTGTCGCGCGCGTACGATGCTGCGGCCAGCGCTCACCACGACCAGAACCGCCTATCGGGCGAGAAGTTCATCGAGCATCCGCTGAGCGTCGCCGGCATCCTGGCGGACCTCCAGCTCGATCGCGACACCCTGGCCGCCGCCATCCTCCACGACACGGTGGAAGACACCCACCTGACCATCTCCGATCTCGAACAGAGCTTCGGACCGACCGTCGGCAAGCTGGTCGCCGGCGTGACCAAGCTGGAGAAGATCTCCTTCCACAGCCCCGAGCAGGCGCAGGCGGAAAACGTCCGCAAAATGCTCGTGGCCATGGCGGAGGACGTCCGCGTGGTGCTCATGAAGCTGGCCGACCGGCTCCACAACATGCGCACCGTGGAATCCCTCCCGGAGGTGCGGCGGCGGGCGATGGCCCAGGAGACGCTCGACATCTACGCCCCGCTGGCGCACCGGCTGGGCATGTGGAACATCAAGTGGGAGCTGGAGGACCTGTCGTTCGCGCAGCTCCATCCCGACGAGTATCGCGAGATCGTCAAGAAGATCGCGCGCAAGCGGAAAGAGCGGGAAACCTCGGTCAACGACATCAAGGAAATCCTCGAGCGCGAGTTGACCGGGGTCGGCATCAAGGCCGAGACGAGCGGGCGGCCGAAGCACGTCTACAGCATCGCCAGCAAGCTCGCCATGGGGAAGGAGTTCGACGATATCTACGATCTCACGGCCATCAGGGTGCTGACCGACTCGATCAAGGATTGCTACGGCGCCCTGGGTGTCATCCACTCGCTCTGGAAGCCGATTCCCGGCCGTTTCAAGGACTACATCGCGATGCCGAAGTCGAACGGCTACCAGTCACTGCATACGACCGTGGTCAGCCATAGTGGCGAGCCCATG of Candidatus Dormiibacterota bacterium contains these proteins:
- the ispG gene encoding flavodoxin-dependent (E)-4-hydroxy-3-methylbut-2-enyl-diphosphate synthase codes for the protein MKARRKSVPVRVGDVVIGGAAEIVVQSMTKADTRDVKATLNEIARLKDANCRIVRVAVPTKEAALAMVEIKKASPLPIIADIHYDAPLALMALEAGVDGLRLNPGNIKDPEKVKEITRRAKEREIPIRIGVNAGSLPGRPKEGAGVRPPIDEVVAAMVNAALGHIHILESLDFNLIKVSMKASDPPTMIAANRAIADKISYPLHLGVTEAGPPRTGAVKSAVGIGVLLEEGIGDTIRVSLAGDSVEEVEVGYGIVSALAEKLTGPNLIACPMCGRLEIDMLPMVAEVEKALKRIKRPINVSVMGCVVNGPGEGQHADIGIAGGKNKGILFKHGKIVGTFPEKELVPALLRELDAIAKEDEQKLAS
- the proS gene encoding proline--tRNA ligase, with amino-acid sequence MADDDKPQSGFVKDIRKQSQDFPGWYIDVVRKAQLADNSPVAGTMIIRPYGYALWENIRDPLDGLIKETGHENWYFPALIPLSFLQREKDHVAGFEPEFQLVTKGGGKDLEEPLVLRPTSETMIATVLRDYIQSYRDLPVLTNQWNNVFRWELRTRFFLRTREFLWQEGHTFHETAAEAEEEVAKMLDCYRRIAEEWCAIPVLTGRKSESEKFAGAQYSTAIEGMMMDGKALQMGTSHYFGENFTRAYDLTFTGRTNERQYPHSTSWGMSTRMVGAVVMAHGDDFGLQLPPRIAPVQVIVIPIFRGDTERSQIESALQPVLADLEDIRVKVDWRDERPGFKFNEWELKGVPLRIELGPRDLAKAEATVVRRLNRIKQTVPLSELGVAVPAMLEEIQAALFTRAREFREAHTVRLDSLDAMVRFFESSIGFAVTPWCGREDDERTVKDRTTATTRVILPGSGLAGQRCAVCDRPAAMEVAWGKAY
- a CDS encoding M50 family metallopeptidase codes for the protein MSPVVLVPLVIIIFSLLVIVHESGHFFTAKLARIKVEQFSVGFGPQLLGWQRGETLYAVRAIPLGGFVKLAGMDGSMDAGPRSFNAHPLWQRFIVIVAGSAFNLALPVLIFFGVYTTVGAAQVQTPIAVSAVDSGTPASNAGLQSGDVIRSVNGRSINKFDDLRSALDAAKDTPVTVVVDRGGQPVTLTITPKLDPASGSYILGFHPAISTWKPGPVDAAGMALRDTGDSIVGIVGGIYQLATDKKLGGLLGPRGLEGPVGIVKTTAKAAQAGPLSLVGVIALLSLSLGLANILPFPALDGGRAAFLVLELVRGRPVDPAREQVVHYVGLALLFGLIGLVTYNDLLR